The proteins below come from a single Aegilops tauschii subsp. strangulata cultivar AL8/78 chromosome 6, Aet v6.0, whole genome shotgun sequence genomic window:
- the LOC109740292 gene encoding polyadenylate-binding protein 2: protein MDEEEHEVYGQEIPVDGDMEGADVDMTAAGDDAAKELDEMKRRLKEMEEEAAALRDMQAKVAKEMQGGDANASTAEAKEQVDARSVYVGNVDYACTPEEVQQHFQACGTVNRVTILTDKFGQPKGFAYVEFLEQEAVQEALNLNESELHGRQIKVSPKRTNVPGMKQRPPRGFNPYHAYPYRSYGAPYFPPYGYGRVPRFRRLTRYRPYF, encoded by the exons ATGGACGAGGAGGAGCACGAGGTGTACGGCCAGGAGATCCCCGTGGACGGCGACATGGAAGGCGCCGACGTCGACATGACCGCCGCCGGAGACGACGCAGCGaag GAGCTCGACGAGATGAAGCGTAGGCTCAAGGAgatggaggaggaggccgccgcccTGCGCGACATGCAGGCCAAGGTCGCCAAGGAGATGCAAG GAGGAGATGCCAATGCGTCTACAGCTGAGGCAAAGGAGCAGGTGGATGCTCGCTCTGTTTATGTTGGAAAT GTTGATTATGCGTGTACACCAGAGGAAGTGCAGCAGCATTTCCAAGCTTGCGGAACTGTCAACAGAGTGACAATCTTGACCGACAAGTTTGGACAGCCAAAAGGCTTTGCTTACGTGGAATTTCTAGAACAAGAAGCTGTTCAGGAGGCTCTTAATCTGAATGAATCTGAGTTGCATGGTCGCCAGATCAAG GTGTCACCAAAGAGGACTAACGTCCCTGGGATGAAGCAGCGTCCTCCACGCGGATTCAATCCCTATCATGCCTACCCCTATAGATCATACGGGGCACCGTATTTCCCGCCGTATGGATATGG GAGAGTTCCCAGATTCCGCCGGCTGACACGCTACAGGCCGTACTTCTGA
- the LOC123494537 gene encoding putative disease resistance protein At5g05400, producing the protein MWLLIKIIHHMIKFKGAIAKLEEAAARAHDRPARLDQLRSACHHLTGVDSHLSRMHDFLESDLPGDDRLGIWGRRGAGKTSLLTPLHQPRPYHALFDRVLYLALGGSSSVADVRRCIGICLGYYSHGELTPADERALARLIRRDLSRRSFLLLLDGLGAPVDLAAAGVPMPLGKSGRRQKVVVASETPDVCALMGCAADNVVEIGRLGEDDASGLFRDCVGDKILQNSRIRPLAKEMAEACGGLPLALRMFGCPMSAIEHADEWSHDARF; encoded by the exons ATGTGGCTCCTAATCAAGATCATCCACCACATGATCAAGTTCAAAGGGGCCATCGCGAAGctcgaggaggcggcggcgcgcgccCACGACCGTCCGGCGAGGCTGGACCAGCTGCGATCGGCCTGCCACCACCTGACAGGCGTGGACAGCCACCTCAGCAGAATGCACGACTTCCTCGAGAGCGACCTCCCCGGCGACGACCGGCTGGGGATCTGGGGCCGGCGGGGCGCCGGCAAGACGTCGCTCCTCACGCCGCTCCATCAGCCCAGGCCGTACCACGCGCTCTTCGACCGCGTGCTCTACCTCGCGCTGGGCGGCAGCTCCTCGGTGGCGGACGTGCGGCGCTGCATCGGCATCTGCCTGGGCTACTACAGCCACGGCGAGCTGACGCCGGCGGACGAGCGGGCCCTGGCCCGCCTCATCCGCCGGGACCTGTCGCGCAGAAGCTTCCTGCTGCTGCTGGACGGGCTGGGGGCCCCCGTCGACCTGGCGGCGGCCGGCGTCCCGATGCCGCTCGGGAAAAGCGGCCGGCGGCAGAAGGTCGTCGTGGCCTCGGAGACCCCCGACGTGTGCGCCCTCATGGGGTGTGCCGCGGACAACGTCGTCGAGATCGGGCGCCTCGGGGAAGACGACGCGTCGGGCCTCTTCAGAGACTGCGTGGGGgataaaatcctccaaaattctcGGATTCGGCCGctcgccaaggag aTGGCTGAAGCCTGTGGAGGATTGCCACTGGCACTAAGGATGTTTGGTTGCCCGATGTCTGCTATAGAACATGCAGATGAATGGAG CCACGATGCCAGGTTCTAA